In a genomic window of Rhododendron vialii isolate Sample 1 chromosome 12a, ASM3025357v1:
- the LOC131309856 gene encoding protein THYLAKOID ASSEMBLY 8, chloroplastic, with amino-acid sequence MASSLSLCFSLLYMASSLCSTFSPHPSTAQATNTRKTRTSLIIRCGPRNNRGPLVKGRVLSTEAIQAVQSLKRAHRGDQSKLNDVLSETLPRLIKADLIAAFNELRRQDHADLALKVFSVVRSENWYQTNLGIYADLVLALGKKGMMEDIDRLILDLEREGTIPCDDKGLGRLVKALITTERTESTVRIYNLMKRSGWGSTFPSYYYVANVLSKGLRRLGEETIAEEIDAEFGWSCGRLGEYEVLKDLKCKTNGSSI; translated from the exons ATggcgtcctctctctctctctgtttctctctcctttacATGGCGTCCTCTCTCTGCTCAACCTTTTCACCCCACCCTTCAACCGCCCAGGCAACCAACACCCGTAAAACCAGAACTTCCCTTATCATCCGATGCGGCCCACGAAATAACCGTGGCCCTCTAGTCAAAGGCCGAGTGCTTAGCACAGAAGCAATCCAGGCCGTCCAATCCTTGAAACGGGCCCACAGAGGGGACCAATCGAAGCTCAACGACGTTTTATCGGAAACCCTTCCGCGTCTGATTAAGGCCGACCTCATCGCCGCCTTCAACGAGCTTCGACGGCAGGATCACGCTGATTTAGCGCTTAAGGTGTTCTCAGTCGTCCGATCAGAAAACTG GTACCAAACCAACTTGGGTATTTATGCCGACCTGGTTTTGGCACTGGGGAAGAAGGGAATGATGGAGGATATTGACCGTTTGATTCTTGATCTAGAGCGAGAGGGTACGATCCCTTGCGACGACAAGGGACTTGGCAGACTCGTCAAGGCATTGATTACAACCGAAAGAACAGAATCGACAGTTAGAATTTACAATTTGATGAAGAGGAGCGGTTGGGGGTCCACTTTTCCATCTTATTATTATGTGGCTAATGTTTTGAGCAAGGGTTTGAGGAGATTAGGCGAAGAGACGATTGCTGAGGAGATTGATGCAGAGTTTGGGTGGAGTTGTGGACGATTAGGAGAATATGAGGTTTTGAAGGATCTAAAATGCAAAACAAATGGTAGTAGTATATGA